CCCGCGCTCATCGAGATAGCCGACGTCGCCGACCGTGACGAAGTCGCCGCGATAGCTCGCCCGCGTTCTCTCCGGATCGCCCTTGTAGGCGAAGCGGTCGCCGGTAAAAGGCTTGAGGTAGACGCGGCCGGGCTCGCCCGGCGGCAACGCGCGCCCCGCATCGTCGACGATCTCGACCGCCGACCCCGGAATCGGCCGCCCGACGGTGCCCGGCCCCGCGAGCCACTCGGCCGCGCTCGCGATCGTGCCTTGAGCTTCCGCCGCACCGTAGGACTCCGAGATCACGGGGCCCCACCATTCGAGCATCTCGCGCTTGACGTCGGCCGGGCACGGCGCGCCGCCGTGGATGACCAAGCGCAACGAAGCCGTGGAGTAGCGGCGCTTGATCTCGGGCGCGAGCTTCAGCAAGCGCACGAACATCGCCGGCACCATGAAGCTCGTGGTCACGCGATGGCGGTCGATCAGCGCAAGCAGCGTCTTCGGCTGCCACCCGTCGGCCAGCACGACACGGTGGCCCATCCGCAGCGCCGTGATCGCGCCGTCGAGCGGCGCCGAGTGGTAGAGCATCGACGCGCAGAGATGCACGTTGCCTTCGCCCGGCTGGATGCCGAGCGAGCGATGCCAGGCGATCGTCTTCGCGACGGCCGCGTCGGCGTTCTCGAGCGGCAGGAGCACGCCCTTCGGCCGGCCGGTTGTCGCGGACGTGTAGGCCATGACGCGCCCCTTCGGGCCGTCGATCGGACGCGGTGCGCATGCGGCCGCGAGCTCGCGCAGCGCCGCGAACCCGGGCGCGGAACCGATGCAGATCGCGAGGCGATCCGCCGCGAGCCGCCGCAGCGCCGCGAGCCGGACTCGGCCGAGCCGCGCGTGCGCGACGACGGCCTTCGCCTGAGAGTCCTCGAGCACGTACGCGATCTCGCCGTCGGCGAGGTGCCAGTTGATCGGGACGACGTAGAGCCCGGCCTCGATCGCGGCCAGATAGACGGCCAGGTACTCGGCGCAGTTCGGGGCGACGATCGCGACCGCGTCGCCGACGGAAAGCCCGGCCCCGCGCAATGCGCGAGCCGTGCTGTAGACGAGGCCCGCGAGGCGCCCGTAGGACCAGCGCGGGCCGCGCGCCTCGACGACGGCGACGGCGTGCGGGTCGCGCTGCGCGAAATGTCGGAAGCCGATCTCGCTCATGTGCCTTCCCTGGCTCATGTGCCTTCTCGCGGACGCGGGGGCGCCGCGATCGCCGGCCGCGACGCCGTTCGCGGCGCGCAATCCGGCCCGGCCGCGGCGCGGCCCTCCGGGCCGCGGCGCGACGACGCAGTAGAGCGCGCGCCGGCGCGCTTTCGCGAGGCGCATACCTCGACGATTCGGGCAATTTCGCGAGCCGCGCACGCCGATCCTCGAAATCCTCGCGAGATTGACGCGTCGCGATCGCGGGCCGCGAGCGACGAAGATCGAGGACGAAGATCGGGCGGCGATCCCCGGTCGGCAGAGAGGCTCGATTCGTGACGGCAGATGCGCTCGCAGAGCTTGCGGATCCGAGCGCCTTGCGCGAGTGGCTCGCCGCGGGGCTCGACGTCGGATGCGGCGAACGCGTGATCGTCGGCGTTCGCGCCGGCGGCCGCGTCGCAATCGCAGCGGCGGGCGAGCAAGGCGTGACGGATACGGCGTGCGATGCGCCGATGCCGATCGGCTGTCTCGCGAAGCTCTTCACGGCGGCGCTCGTGATGCAGGCTCGCGCGGCGGGCCGGCTCGGGCTCGACGATCCCGTCGCGGAGCGCCTTCCGTCCGGCGCCGGTATCGAGCTGCGCGGGATCACGCTGCGTCATCTGCTCGAGCACACGCACGGTCTCGACGACTCGCTGCTCGAGCGCGCGCCCCGCTGCGAGGACGGGCGCATCGACGCGCGCCGGCTGGTCGCGGCGCTCGCGGCGGCGCCGCGGCTCGCCGCGCCGGGTGAGATCTACAGCTACTCGAACGCCGGCGCGTGGCTGCTCGCCGCGGTCCTCGAGACGGCCGCCGGCCTGGCGTACGCGCGGCTGTTGCACGACGAGCTGCTCGCGCCGCTCGGCGTCGCGGCCGGGGTCCGCTGCTCGGCATCGGGCGGCGGCGAGATCTGCCCGGCCGTCGGCGGCGCGCTCGCCGTGCGGGTCCGCGGCCTGCTCGAGCTCGTCGGCGCTCACGCTCCTTGCGATGGCGACGCCGGCGCGGGCACGCCGCTGCCCGGGTGGCACCCGCTCGAGCGCGGCTGCCGTCTCGGATGGAAGGTGCACGCGCCGGGGTGGCTCGGGCATCAGTCCGCGTGGCCGAACGCGTCGGCGCTCGTGCGCGTGCATCCGCGCGCCGGCGTGGCGCTCGCCGTTTGCTCGACCGGGCCTGCGGCGGCGGTCGTCGCGGCACGCGTCCTCGGCGCCCGGCTGCCCGAGCTTGCGGCGCTGCGCGTCCCACGGCTGCTCGACGTCGGCTCGGCCGAAGCTTCGGCCGCGAAGAGAGGCGAGGGGCTCTACCGAACCGCGCGATACGCCGTTTCCGTCGCCGCGGGCGCCGGCGGCGGCCTGGTGCTACGCACGGCCGCGCGCACCGGCGGCCGGTACCGTCCTGCGGCGCGCGCATCGCTGTGCCCGGCCGAGCACGGCGTCTGCTTCACGCGGCCGGCGCTCGCC
This genomic window from Gammaproteobacteria bacterium contains:
- a CDS encoding serine hydrolase domain-containing protein; amino-acid sequence: MTADALAELADPSALREWLAAGLDVGCGERVIVGVRAGGRVAIAAAGEQGVTDTACDAPMPIGCLAKLFTAALVMQARAAGRLGLDDPVAERLPSGAGIELRGITLRHLLEHTHGLDDSLLERAPRCEDGRIDARRLVAALAAAPRLAAPGEIYSYSNAGAWLLAAVLETAAGLAYARLLHDELLAPLGVAAGVRCSASGGGEICPAVGGALAVRVRGLLELVGAHAPCDGDAGAGTPLPGWHPLERGCRLGWKVHAPGWLGHQSAWPNASALVRVHPRAGVALAVCSTGPAAAVVAARVLGARLPELAALRVPRLLDVGSAEASAAKRGEGLYRTARYAVSVAAGAGGGLVLRTAARTGGRYRPAARASLCPAEHGVCFTRPALAEFPYVQLVSPCAAGYRFIWNGRFVLPRREDSARRA
- a CDS encoding AMP-binding protein; its protein translation is MSQGRHMSEIGFRHFAQRDPHAVAVVEARGPRWSYGRLAGLVYSTARALRGAGLSVGDAVAIVAPNCAEYLAVYLAAIEAGLYVVPINWHLADGEIAYVLEDSQAKAVVAHARLGRVRLAALRRLAADRLAICIGSAPGFAALRELAAACAPRPIDGPKGRVMAYTSATTGRPKGVLLPLENADAAVAKTIAWHRSLGIQPGEGNVHLCASMLYHSAPLDGAITALRMGHRVVLADGWQPKTLLALIDRHRVTTSFMVPAMFVRLLKLAPEIKRRYSTASLRLVIHGGAPCPADVKREMLEWWGPVISESYGAAEAQGTIASAAEWLAGPGTVGRPIPGSAVEIVDDAGRALPPGEPGRVYLKPFTGDRFAYKGDPERTRASYRGDFVTVGDVGYLDERGYLFLCGRRADLILSSGMNIYPAEIEHVLIRHPAVADCAVVGVPHALLGEVPKAFVQPMPGVVPGRELTLALLRFLRARLSPMKLPKRIEYTHAIPRDPNGKLYRRLLREAPEALRREAPEAPR